Proteins from a genomic interval of Anas platyrhynchos isolate ZD024472 breed Pekin duck chromosome 4, IASCAAS_PekinDuck_T2T, whole genome shotgun sequence:
- the APBB2 gene encoding amyloid beta precursor protein binding family B member 2 isoform X16: protein MAERKNAKAMACSSLQERSNVTLDVPLQVDFPTPKTELVQKFHVQYLGMLPVAKPVGMDTLNSAIESLMASSSQEDWMPVTMNVADATVTVINERNEEEIMVECRVRFLSFMGVGKDVHTFAFIMDTGNQHFECHVFWCEPNAANVSEAVQAACMLRYQKCLVARPPSQKVRPPPPPADSVTRRVTTNVKRGVLSLIDTLKQKRPVTEMP, encoded by the exons ATGGCTGAACGGAAGAATGCTAAAGCTATGGCTTGCAGCTCACTACAAGAGAGGAGTAACGTCACCCTTGATGTTCCTCTGCAAG TAGATTTCCCAACACCAAAGACAGAACTGGTGCAGAAGTTCCACGTCCAGTACCTGGGCATGCTGCCTGTAGCTAAACCTGTGG ggATGGATACTCTGAACAGTGCTATTGAAAGTCTGATGGCTTCCTCTAGCCAGGAGGACTGGATGCCAGTTACCATGAATGTTGCTGACGCTACTGTCACAGTCATCAATGAAAGA AATGAAGAGGAAATCATGGTGGAATGTCGTGTACGGTTCCTGTCCTTCATGGGAGTCGGCAAGGATGTTCACACATTCGCCTTCATTATGGATACAGGAAACCAGCATTTTGAGTGCCATGTTTTTTGGTGTGAGCCAAATGCAGCCAACGTATCAGAAGCTGTTCAGGCTGCTTGTATG TTACGGTATCAGAAGTGCTTAGTAGCCAGACCACCTTCACAGAAAGTTCGGCCACCCCCACCTCCTGCAGATTCGGTGACAAGAAGAGTTACAACTAACGTAAAAAGAGGAGTGTTATCCCTCATTGACACTTTGAAACAGAAACGCCCCGTCACCGAGATGCCCTAG